In the Puntigrus tetrazona isolate hp1 chromosome 19, ASM1883169v1, whole genome shotgun sequence genome, tcttatttctttgaatttaaaaggcattttagttttatggtGTATGCTTTTCAAGTGTTTTGTGAAAATCCCTTAAACAGTGATTAAAAAGTTAACAGTGAGCTCTGTCACAGTATTTGTCATGTTTGTTATTGTGGTAACTTTCTATTGCCCCAGCTAGCGCTTTACTGATGTGTTTCCTCTAGCAATAGTTTGCCATCCTCCCTATGCATCTTTCATTAGCTACCTCTGACTGCAGGCTTTCGAAATCGCTTGGCTGCTCACGTTATTTTGAAAGCCATCTTTCATCGTTTGCATCAAGTTCGTGTAACAGTAATCTGATTACAATAGCCGAGGGGGTTTTCAGCTGTTAGCGTCATTCACCTCAGGGACGCGTCTGACTCAACAAGTCATTTTGTTGACTGATCGACTCAGTAACAAGAACTGAGCCATATGCAATCCCACTACTGCAAAAAACATGCTTGTTTGTCTCATtacaattattgtaaataacCCCAAAAGTTTCTTTTCCTTTGGGCGCAGGTTCATTCTGACTGAAGTCTCTTTTCTAATCTACAGGGATGTGCCTGACAGAATCCGGAAGTTAAAGGATTAACTGCCAAACACTGGAGATCTGGTGTGCCAAATATTTCATCAGCCCGGGGCAAAAGAGCGGTCAGCGGGTCCTGCTTCTGCTCTGGTATTTTGACAAGCCAGTTTGTTCACTGCGATGTCTGCGTTTGATGGATTTATAACCATTCAAGGTGGATACAATATTCTGTGCTTACAAAAAGTGGTAAAGACAGTATAAACAATGCGTTTTCTGGACATTTCTTGTGGATTTCTGAATCCACTGATCATTCTCCCATGACCTCTTTTCATGGTGCGCATCCCACTGCTGTAAAAAAGAAATCGATGATGATGAAAAGCACAAATTATGCAATTATGGCATTACCTTTTTCAGAACACATGAACTGGGGAGGGATTTTTCGCTCccactttcttctttttcttttgtttttattacccTCGGTTGCAGTTAGTAGCGTGCCAGGTTTGGAATATGACTGGGGAACGCAACCCAAGCTTGTTTGCATCCCTATCCCTGCAGATGCAGACCCTAGTTGTTTTACACCAGGCGGAGCTTCGCATGGGACTTCACATGGGGCTTCGCATGGGGCTTCGCATGGGGCTTCACATGGGCCAAACAGCAATGGACATGGGAACGGCCATGGCAATGGACATCACGGGCCAGTTAGTGGACTGCCGAGTAGTCACAGCGGAGCCAGCAGTAGTAGTAGCCGACACGGCATTTCCGATGAGGCCAAAGCCACCATCCTTCACCTGAGGGAGAGCCTTGTGCGACAGAAGGAGACCATCTTGGATCAGCGAGAGACCATTCGGGAGCTGACGGCAAAACTGACTCTCTGTGAGAGCTTTGGGAGGGGACACCACGAAGACAACCATCACGGCACTTCACAACACAACTCCCAGCATTCCTCACACCACTATGAGGGCCACCATGCTGACCCACACTTCCCTTTAAACGGGCATCGCAGTGACCATCACAGAGGAAAATCTCCATATCTGGGCAAACACAGCTTCTCCCCAGAACAGACAGGAAAAACCCTGCAGGCCCTGAAGGAGAGGCTGGAAAATCTTCAGGTGGGCGGgaaactttaaaaagtaataagtaataataataatagcattaatataataataataaaaattgtaaataattagtCTCTGTgttcaccaaggatgcatttatttaatcaaaaatacaatgaaaacaggaacattattattattactatattattaaatattattacaatttcaaacatcagtatttaaaaaaaattgccaacatttgaaatgaatttcgtagaataaaaaaaataaaactaaaatgtgttcttgttttatcgcaactttgattaacttttttgatccactccAAATGGtgacaattatattttaattatatttcaattatatttaattatattttgatcACAGTCTtctattactccagtcttcagtgtcacatgttccttcagaaatcattaaaatatacatacttCACAACATACTGGCTCAGAAACTAGTATATgccaacttattctactaaccctaaacctgcccTAACAGTCTACTTTAAGAGTTAGTTGTCATGTAGTtccaaattaattatttgacatgtAGTTGATAAGTATTAACAAAGtcacttatagttagtagaatgtctaaagtggactatcaaaataaagtgtaacccccTGATGTTTCCAGATTTTCCAAATCCTgcttggatttgtttttttggggttatCCTGCATGCCACAGGCTGATCTGTATTCAGGACAACTTCTCAGCACGACATAAGCTCGTTTCTGTTTCTGTAACATACACTTTGGTTGCGTCTTGTGCCAACAACAGATGATTGAGCACAGTCTTCCGTTTAGACAGCCCAGTCAGGATTCGCTTATTTAATTAGCCATAACCCTTTGCTTGAAAAAAGCACATTGAAAAAAATGGTACAAATACAAACTAGTTCAATTATAATTTGAATGCTTATTGATTGCAGTGCACTTACAATCAGTGCTTTAAACCAGCTACAGTGTGGCACTTTCACTGAATACAGCATGCAGTGAAGCTAATAGCATGCATTTAAATTCTTCATTTAATTGATCTGTAATACACAAGTGAATTGCTGATAATGGGTTTAAAGTTGTACAAGTGTTTTCGAGTTTGAACTGTTTGAAATGCTCTTCCTGTTTCCCATGACCACAAGCTTGATCACAATCATTGTTGTCTTGGAGAGGAAGTGCATGCACAGCATGCTGGTGACGGCTCTCTGCAATGTGCTAGTTGCTGTCATCTCCAATTAGCCCCATCTGCCTTGATAAGCCATTTAGCGCAGAATGCTGTGGTGCTGAGAAAAGCTGGATTTGCTGCAGCTAATCGGAGGAAGGAGGGCTAGCAGTGAAGGAGGGGCTGACATAACACTCGTCTCGTACTGCCTTCCAAAAGTTTGGAGTCTATcaagttttcagtgtttttcttatgCTCCCTAatgatgaatttatttgattaagaaatactgtaaaaacagcaatactgggaaatattactgttatttaaattaaatgttgtctatttaaaaaataataatattcctGCGatgacaaaactgaattttgctCAACTATCTCCAgttttcaatgtcacatgaccttttagaaattattgaaatatgttattattgttgtttcagGTAGTGCTGATGAACTGATGGTTgaaaaactgtgtttattttatatacacagattttgtacaattttacatttcttaactttcgatcaatttaatgtgcccTTGGCTGAATACAggtataattaatttttttaaatcatttttaatcattcaacaGTAAACCTtttctgaagaacctttctgtttcacaaaacattcacatttgtggtgaaagaaggtCTTTGTGGTCAAAGAAGAATTTGTGCAACAATTGAGATCATTTGCCGAAAAACATTGGATGTTATTACCATTACATTGCAAAAAATTTTTTCAATCTTGCAAAAACTGTACATTGTTGTTtactgtctttatttttgttcttgtaGGCAAGAAATTCTTCCAGTTCCTATTCAAGTTCATTGAGAGACCTCCTACAGCGCAAGATCAACGCTCTGGAAGAACAGCTCCATCATCACTATGACAGTCACTACGGTCATCACGACAGCCATCACGGATATGGACATCATGAGGATAGCCATGACCACGATGACCACCATAATAGCCACCACAATGGCCACCACGAGGACCATCATGATAACCACGACAGCCACCAAGCAAACCATCACGATGACCATCACTCCGGTAACCATCGTAACCACCATTATAGTTATCGCTATGACCGTCACACGGACCACCCTGATGATCACCATGATGACCACCATGGCAATCACCAAGACAATCATCAGACTGGCCATGATGATCATCATGACAGCCACCACAACAGCAACCACCATGATGATCATCATGACGATGGCCATCATGGCAATGGGCACCATGATGACGGACACCATGGAAATGATGATCATGCTCATCACCCACAAACCTCATTCAAACCACCTGGGTCTAGAGCACCTGTCCGTGGAGCCATCAACAAACTAGACGCAGTGCTGAGTAACCTTCACCACAAAACTCCAGAACAAGGTGATATGTCCTAAAAGTAGAgctaaattgaattgaaataacTCTACCTCATCAAATTGAAACTGTAAATGCactataaaaatttttattttgtattaaaaaaaatagcactaaagatacaaacacaaagaacaaattgctaaatgtcaataaatgtaaatgactaaacattttaaaatttaactcATTCCTGTaatgatccttcagagatcattctaatatgctgataaaCATTTGCTTAATTACTGTCAGTTATTAATGGTGATCAAGCATTAAtaagtcatgtttttattattataataaggtTTTGCTGCAAAACCACAGAATGTTTTACTGAATTATTTGATAAGTAGAAagtattcatttgaaatagatttttgtatTGTTAGAAATCATATTAGAGTCAGCTTTGAtcgatcaaaaaaaaaaaaaaaaatatatatatatatatatatatatatatatatatactttttaatgacagataaattgaattttccCACAGTccccacaaaaaaacacaaacaacatcGGGTAGAATTTTGGTcagatagatatatacatagatttttttattttaaataactttaatttatttttgttattattcattgtctgattataattaatgtttGATTTAGAGTACaactaaaatcaaatttttgtgCTTCTTGTGTATGTATTTGAGATCTGAAAGGGTTAAATGCGAACGCCGTAAAAGAGTTTCCAGTTGTCTCCAGCTGTCTTTTAGGTTTTCAGTGGAGTTTTAGATGTTATGCTGCCTAGAAATGCAATCCCGTTTCACAGTTTCTTATTTTCCCCTCTAACAGGACCAAATAAGAAGCCCAAGAGTCCTGATGCTTTTCAGATTGGCTTCCCGATGCGCACCAACTACATGTACGGGCGAATCAAGCGCACCCTTCTGAGCGAGATCTTCGCCCTCACAGTCTGTCTTTGGTTGAAAGGGGGCTCAGGTCCCGGGATTGGAACGCCATTCTCCTACTCCGTCCCGGTCAGGCCAATGAGCTTGTCCTGATTGAATGGGGCAACAATCCCATGGAGCTTCTGGTAAATGACAAGGTAAAGAAATCACAGAATTCTAAAACAAAGATTCACGCTCTGGTCTAGATTTATTAAACACAGGCAACCGAAACCCTTTTAGCTTGGAAgtgtatttaatgtaataacattatacaattataaggttctaaaaataattgtaatcagGTTCGTCACGATAAAATTCTAGACCAGTCAGGAAAAGGGGTCACCAGACTTACCCTGACATTGCCCTTGTCCTACCCTTGCAACAGTCTGCaaatctctctcttcctcttggCTTCTGATCCATTTGCATCATCCTGCCTAATTAGTTAATGGCTTATCCGTGGTTGACGTGTGAATACattctactgttttttttttaaaccggaAACAAGACAGACCTCTTTCCTCAATGACTGTTTACTTGCTGTCAACTAAACTGTTTATAACTATTGCTGGCATGCTGCTATACAGCATATTGAGTCTAGAGCTAATAAAGTGCATAGACTACATTTTCACAAGGTTACTTTGTTGTGGCATATAAGcaaactataaaacatttaaatcagaagtaaaaaattatgcatttatgtatgtttttagaaaattaaagaaaaaagatcaTGAAAAGTCTACATGAACGAAGTAGATTGGGAATTTATAACtgtaaattgtacatttttcattatttttttctttcttttttaaaatattctgttaCTTTTGTATAGAGAGTCTTTTGGTATTATTCAGTCAATGTCTGAAAGCTGTCTGAAAGTTTCAGACTGAATCCTAACTATAATTTAGATCATTGTTTTAATCAGTTAGTTTAACCGAATCATCacaaagttaataaaatatggTACTGCAAGTTCATTTTTAGTCCTGGGGCAAAGGGTTATAAAGCAGTGATAGAAATTTGTCTTAGGTAAAAGGCtcgcaatataaaaaaaaacatgcaatgccATGTATATATACGTAAATGTGTCTATGACAGAATTCGATATTagatatttacaaaacattttgtttgtgcCCTCTTGCAGGCAGTtactcttcctctttctctgacGGACAGTAAATGGCACCACCTTTGTATAACGTGGTCCACACGTGATGGCATGTGGGAGGCTTATCTGGACGGTGTGAAAAGGGGCTCTGGAGAGAATCTATCCCCGTGGCATCCCATTAAACCGGGAGGAGTCTTCATCCTCGGACAGGAGCAGGTATGTCTCACAGAATCAGTCGGTCATAATCGAAACACATGCGCGCTAACCTGGGACTCTCTTCTACCCAGGACACACTGGGCGGCCGTTTCGACGCCACGCAGTCTTTTGTGGGCGAGATGTCGGATCTGCAGCTGTGGTCCCGTGTGCTCACCTCCACTGAGATCTACAACCAAGCGTCCTGCTCCAGCCACCTCACCGGCGACGTCATCACCTGGAGCGAGTCCATGGTGGAACTTCACGGAGGCGTCACAAAGTATCCGTTCGACCCATGTCATTAGGATCTGACCAAACAGAGCCTGGTTCTCCACACCTCTGCTTCACGTGTGGCTGGAAAAGTGGAGAATCCTGAGGACTGCAGCCGCTCAGTGGAAGATAATAGGATTCCACGCAGGTCTACATAGGCCTCGGTCATTTAActaagcattttattaatttaagagTTGCATACTGCGTATCGATAAGCACTTAGGATGTCAACAGACTGGTTGAACTCCATCGCGTGGTTTTGATTCACTTCCAAACACTAATGGAAGAACTTCAGTATGTTGTACTTTCAAACTCTCCACAACAACAATTAATGACGGTTGGCATGTACTATTAAAAAAGGTGGGACAATGTGGTCTGTTTTTATATCTATGTGATGTTAAGTGAAATACAgatttgcaaatatattttttttggttgcttTGTATTCTCTCTAGGCAGCATGGGGGCAGCAGTGAGTCTTAAAGGCTTACTGCATTATTACATGTCATTTATGCTGCATTTTTTAAGCCAGAACTTCAGTAGTTTATAACCTGAGGTGCTCTTTTAGTCTTGCAAATCAAGAATAACTTATGCcggagaataaataaattgt is a window encoding:
- the si:dkey-14o18.2 gene encoding LOW QUALITY PROTEIN: neuronal pentraxin-1 (The sequence of the model RefSeq protein was modified relative to this genomic sequence to represent the inferred CDS: inserted 1 base in 1 codon), with amino-acid sequence MTSFHGAHPTAVKKKSMMMKSTNYAIMALPFSEHMNWGGIFRSHFLLFLLFLLPSVAVSSVPGLEYDWGTQPKLVCIPIPADADPSCFTPGGASHGTSHGASHGASHGASHGPNSNGHGNGHGNGHHGPVSGLPSSHSGASSSSSRHGISDEAKATILHLRESLVRQKETILDQRETIRELTAKLTLCESFGRGHHEDNHHGTSQHNSQHSSHHYEGHHADPHFPLNGHRSDHHRGKSPYLGKHSFSPEQTGKTLQALKERLENLQARNSSSSYSSSLRDLLQRKINALEEQLHHHYDSHYGHHDSHHGYGHHEDSHDHDDHHNSHHNGHHEDHHDNHDSHQANHHDDHHSGNHRNHHYSYRYDRHTDHPDDHHDDHHGNHQDNHQTGHDDHHDSHHNSNHHDDHHDDGHHGNGHHDDGHHGNDDHAHHPQTSFKPPGSRAPVRGAINKLDAVLSNLHHKTPEQGPNKKPKSPDAFQIGFPMRTNYMYGRIKRTLLSEIFALTVCLWLKGGSGPGIGTPFSYSXPGQANELVLIEWGNNPMELLVNDKAVTLPLSLTDSKWHHLCITWSTRDGMWEAYLDGVKRGSGENLSPWHPIKPGGVFILGQEQDTLGGRFDATQSFVGEMSDLQLWSRVLTSTEIYNQASCSSHLTGDVITWSESMVELHGGVTKYPFDPCH